From one Flavobacteriales bacterium genomic stretch:
- a CDS encoding DNA repair ATPase, with the protein MSLETGTYEIIQGRLEKQKKDLLERLEKLNNSRKEVFGAVDLKIIANKRINTDNNCIARDIISFGNTCLLGYNVHIGLRSQIKLSDVFSAYQFENGNFKAIDLTLINDEAFINDFENLYKYYRDTIFARFAIIGNYVHMVFQISDKIHDIKTFKWLLNDNQLRYIDNRSDFEYGFPNQHEFEWKKPVREMHRYGTHAHVSILDKVFVETIGGDLTIKIEDNTDIGQGIFSEPVEFQDQTLDDAEYFYADLGNLIILKIKPYQEDFRYFVYNHKVQEVYKIDSIKDATVLLPENQGILFPNGYYLQTGTYKLFEKSIEQVKFLKRLAAPNGEDFIFVFYEEAKGDFVLIFYNIIDQEIKTPIICNGYTVFPDGELSYFKAEEDATKHHVIQIWQTPFTKKTLVQSEHSDRLIYKIGNKDLVKAMAESRELIGLLNKEDSYDGLYDDIAKLSGDIVDSYYWIHEPETAQLSVPLSEIQNTANTAIDEFEKVIQLKKQAKEKTDALSQEAKQLFDEIKHARFQDIQEFVEVLANLRLLRGNTIGLKDIRYTENAFIEALENEIVEKTGHISTRCVDFLMNAEALLPYTQAVKEKEANIEAVKKVIDGKKLHEELEKISADLELLIDIVNNLEIEDTAHSTQIIDGISVIFAELNRVKASLKRRLSNLGTAEAQADFTAQIKLFDQSVLNALDLSQTPEKCDEYLTKLSVQLEEIEGKFAEYDEFVNHILEKREEIYSAFETRKNALIEKRNKRSLTLSNSADRILKGVRKKAQTFRTAEEIHAYFAADIMVAKIHDIIQNLNDLEDSGKAEQIASKLKISKEESLRKLKDKLELYEEGDHIIRFGNHRFGVNQQPLDLSIVEQDHQLFFHLSGSDFYEQVKDENIRNHQSLWNAEYVSENTHVYRSEYLAFQMLKKYTSEQLLKPDFLKKIIKEYTSKHYTEGYTKGVHDSDAETLVTALAQIQQSMGLLKFSPEIRGKALWFWKSLNPQKHQSWQEKISAAQQVLQLFPKSENFTFLIDELEEAVAHFYSDWKGWKTTENRTIALYLFEEFQKEDSIIISRKAEKIYQEFIAHLQNNQAKSTFTKRIEKMENLEEKVAYCQYWLSAFIQNSQDPDTLFYIYEIIALILFDFSSFTHVNTTETLKEIALIGAHPSIKNGSYTLNYHSFFDKLTRFEQEYIPQFLAFKNAKQTLLQEKKASLKLNEFKPKVLASFVRNKLIDQVYLPLFGSNLAKQLGTVGDNKRVDRMGMLLLISPPGYGKTTLMEYIANRMGMTFMKINGPAIGHEVTSVDPMSANNSAAREELKKLNLAFEMGNNVMLYLDDIQHCNPEFLQKFISLADGQRKIEGVYNGQPKTYDFREKKFCIIMAGNPYTESGEKFQIPDMLTNRSDIYNLGDIIGESAQLFELSMVENALSSNTILRNLSTQSMDDLYEIIHFIEGNKQGTLNLKGNHSKSDIETYVATLEKLLKIRDIVLQVNKTYIESASMDDAYRTEPSFKLQGSYRDMNKLAEKILPIMNAKELEILVNTHYENESQTLTSASEANLLKYKELTKQLTEDEIERWKSIKQTFKENQSTQSDSYMQSLLEELAKLTDGLDGIKGVLGKR; encoded by the coding sequence ATGAGCCTAGAAACTGGTACATACGAAATCATACAAGGAAGATTAGAAAAGCAAAAAAAAGATCTATTAGAAAGACTGGAAAAGCTCAATAATTCCAGAAAAGAAGTCTTTGGTGCTGTAGATCTAAAAATTATTGCCAATAAAAGGATCAATACGGATAATAATTGTATTGCTCGAGATATTATTTCTTTTGGAAATACCTGTCTTTTGGGGTATAATGTACATATAGGTCTGCGATCGCAAATTAAACTTTCCGATGTTTTTTCTGCCTACCAATTTGAGAATGGAAATTTTAAAGCCATTGATTTAACACTCATTAATGATGAGGCTTTTATTAATGATTTCGAGAACCTATACAAATACTATCGAGATACTATTTTTGCTCGTTTTGCCATTATTGGGAATTATGTCCACATGGTTTTTCAGATTTCGGATAAAATTCATGATATAAAAACCTTCAAATGGCTCTTGAATGACAATCAATTGCGTTATATCGATAATCGATCTGATTTTGAATATGGTTTTCCAAACCAACATGAATTTGAATGGAAAAAACCAGTAAGAGAAATGCACCGATACGGTACACATGCCCATGTTTCTATTCTAGATAAAGTATTTGTAGAAACCATTGGTGGCGATCTTACGATAAAGATAGAAGACAATACCGACATTGGACAAGGGATCTTTTCGGAACCTGTAGAATTTCAAGATCAAACCCTAGATGATGCCGAGTATTTCTATGCAGATTTAGGTAATCTGATTATCCTAAAAATTAAACCCTACCAAGAAGATTTTCGATATTTTGTGTATAACCACAAAGTACAAGAAGTCTATAAAATAGACAGCATCAAAGATGCAACTGTTTTGCTTCCCGAAAATCAAGGAATTTTATTTCCAAACGGTTATTATCTTCAAACTGGAACTTACAAACTCTTTGAAAAAAGCATTGAGCAGGTTAAGTTCTTAAAACGACTTGCAGCTCCCAATGGAGAGGATTTTATCTTTGTATTCTACGAAGAAGCCAAAGGGGATTTTGTTTTGATATTTTATAATATTATCGATCAAGAAATAAAAACACCCATTATTTGCAACGGATACACCGTTTTTCCCGATGGAGAACTTTCTTATTTTAAAGCCGAAGAAGACGCTACCAAACACCATGTAATCCAAATTTGGCAAACGCCATTTACCAAGAAAACACTCGTTCAATCGGAACATTCAGATCGTTTGATTTATAAAATTGGGAATAAAGACCTTGTAAAAGCCATGGCAGAAAGTAGGGAACTCATTGGCTTGCTCAATAAAGAGGATTCTTACGATGGGCTTTATGATGATATTGCCAAGCTTTCTGGAGATATAGTTGATTCCTACTATTGGATACATGAGCCCGAAACCGCACAATTATCGGTTCCTTTATCAGAAATTCAAAACACGGCAAATACTGCCATAGACGAGTTTGAAAAAGTCATTCAACTCAAAAAACAGGCAAAAGAAAAAACCGACGCACTTTCTCAAGAAGCCAAACAACTTTTTGATGAAATAAAACACGCACGTTTTCAAGATATTCAGGAATTCGTGGAAGTTTTAGCTAATCTGAGATTACTCAGAGGAAATACAATTGGACTCAAAGATATTCGCTACACCGAAAATGCCTTTATTGAAGCGCTAGAAAACGAAATCGTTGAAAAAACAGGACATATTTCTACTCGCTGTGTAGATTTCTTGATGAATGCGGAAGCCTTGCTTCCTTACACCCAAGCCGTAAAAGAAAAAGAGGCAAATATTGAAGCCGTCAAAAAAGTAATTGATGGGAAAAAGCTTCACGAAGAATTGGAAAAAATTAGTGCAGATCTAGAACTTCTCATTGATATTGTGAATAATTTGGAAATTGAAGATACGGCACATTCTACGCAAATAATAGATGGTATTTCGGTCATTTTTGCGGAACTCAACCGTGTAAAAGCCTCCTTAAAAAGAAGACTTTCTAATCTTGGGACTGCCGAAGCTCAAGCAGATTTTACGGCACAAATAAAACTTTTTGATCAGTCTGTGCTCAATGCTTTGGATCTTTCACAAACACCCGAAAAATGTGATGAATACCTCACTAAACTATCAGTTCAACTAGAAGAAATAGAAGGGAAATTTGCCGAATATGACGAATTTGTCAACCATATTTTAGAAAAAAGAGAAGAAATTTATTCGGCATTCGAAACCCGAAAAAATGCCTTAATTGAAAAACGCAACAAAAGATCTCTGACACTTTCCAACTCGGCAGATAGAATCTTGAAAGGCGTACGTAAGAAGGCCCAAACCTTTAGAACTGCCGAAGAAATACACGCTTACTTTGCTGCCGATATTATGGTTGCCAAAATCCATGATATCATCCAAAACCTCAACGATCTGGAAGATTCTGGAAAAGCAGAACAAATTGCTTCCAAATTAAAGATAAGCAAAGAAGAAAGTCTCAGAAAACTTAAAGATAAACTAGAATTATACGAAGAAGGTGATCATATCATCCGTTTTGGAAATCATCGTTTTGGGGTGAATCAACAACCGTTAGATTTAAGTATTGTAGAGCAAGATCACCAACTATTTTTTCATCTTTCTGGTTCAGACTTTTATGAGCAGGTGAAAGACGAAAATATCCGAAATCACCAATCTCTTTGGAATGCGGAATATGTTTCGGAAAACACACATGTTTACCGCAGTGAGTATTTAGCTTTTCAAATGCTAAAAAAATATACTTCGGAACAATTACTCAAACCAGATTTTCTAAAAAAAATCATCAAAGAATATACTTCAAAACACTATACCGAAGGATATACCAAAGGTGTGCACGATAGTGATGCCGAAACTTTAGTAACTGCCTTAGCGCAGATTCAACAGAGTATGGGATTGTTAAAATTCTCTCCTGAAATAAGAGGTAAAGCCTTATGGTTTTGGAAGAGTTTGAATCCTCAAAAACATCAAAGTTGGCAAGAAAAAATATCCGCTGCTCAGCAAGTGCTCCAACTGTTCCCAAAATCGGAAAATTTCACTTTTCTAATTGATGAGCTAGAAGAAGCTGTAGCTCATTTCTATTCTGACTGGAAAGGATGGAAAACAACAGAGAACCGAACCATTGCCTTATATCTTTTTGAGGAGTTTCAAAAAGAAGACTCAATCATAATCAGCCGAAAGGCAGAAAAAATCTATCAAGAATTTATAGCGCATCTCCAAAACAATCAAGCAAAAAGCACTTTTACTAAGCGTATAGAAAAGATGGAAAACTTGGAAGAGAAAGTTGCCTACTGCCAATATTGGTTATCGGCTTTCATACAAAATAGCCAAGACCCAGATACACTCTTCTATATTTATGAAATTATCGCTCTAATTCTCTTCGATTTTTCTTCATTTACCCATGTCAATACAACTGAAACGCTAAAAGAAATTGCTCTCATTGGAGCACATCCTTCGATAAAAAACGGGAGCTACACCTTAAATTATCATAGCTTCTTTGACAAACTCACCCGTTTTGAACAAGAATATATTCCGCAGTTTTTAGCTTTTAAAAATGCTAAACAAACCCTTTTACAAGAGAAAAAAGCGAGTTTAAAACTAAATGAATTTAAACCCAAAGTTTTGGCTTCGTTTGTTAGAAATAAACTTATAGACCAAGTATATCTTCCACTTTTTGGGAGCAATCTTGCCAAACAACTAGGTACCGTTGGCGACAACAAAAGAGTGGATCGGATGGGAATGCTCTTACTCATCTCTCCGCCTGGATACGGAAAAACGACCCTGATGGAATATATTGCCAACCGTATGGGGATGACTTTTATGAAAATAAACGGACCCGCCATTGGGCATGAAGTTACTTCAGTGGATCCAATGTCTGCCAACAACTCGGCCGCCAGAGAAGAGCTCAAAAAACTTAATCTCGCCTTTGAAATGGGAAATAATGTGATGCTTTACCTAGACGATATTCAGCATTGCAACCCAGAATTTTTACAAAAATTTATTTCCCTTGCCGACGGACAAAGAAAAATAGAAGGAGTCTATAATGGTCAACCTAAGACTTATGATTTTAGGGAGAAAAAATTCTGTATCATCATGGCAGGAAATCCTTATACCGAAAGTGGAGAAAAATTTCAAATTCCCGATATGCTCACCAACCGATCAGACATTTATAATCTGGGAGACATTATCGGAGAATCGGCACAGTTGTTTGAACTAAGTATGGTAGAAAATGCTTTGAGCTCAAATACTATTCTAAGGAATCTGAGTACACAAAGCATGGACGATCTGTACGAAATCATCCATTTTATTGAAGGAAACAAACAAGGAACCTTAAACCTAAAGGGCAACCACAGTAAGAGTGATATAGAAACCTATGTAGCTACCTTAGAAAAACTATTGAAGATAAGAGATATTGTTCTCCAAGTAAACAAAACCTATATCGAATCGGCTTCTATGGATGATGCTTACCGTACCGAACCTTCTTTTAAACTCCAAGGGTCTTACCGAGACATGAATAAACTAGCCGAGAAAATACTCCCCATCATGAATGCTAAAGAATTAGAAATATTAGTCAATACGCATTATGAAAATGAATCTCAAACTTTAACCTCTGCCTCAGAAGCCAATTTATTAAAGTATAAAGAACTCACGAAACAACTCACAGAAGATGAAATAGAAAGGTGGAAAAGCATCAAGCAAACGTTTAAAGAAAATCAATCGACTCAATCGGATAGTTATATGCAATCACTTTTGGAAGAATTGGCAAAATTGACCGATGGTTTAGATGGGATAAAAGGTGTGCTGGGAAAAAGATAA
- a CDS encoding SPFH domain-containing protein: MTPGLFILLPIVLILFFAAFFVVKQQTAVIIERFGKFVSVRRSGLQMKIPLIDRKAGTLSMRIQQLDVRIETKTKDDVFVILQVSVQFQVLADKVFEAFYKLENPGSQITSYVFDTVRAEVPKMKIDDVFERKDDIAIAVKNELKEAMREYGYDIIKTLVTDIEPDLSVKEAMNRINAAEREKLAAEYEAEAERIRIVAKAKAEAESKKLQGQGIADQRREIARGLEESVEVLNGVGINSQEASALIVITQHYDTLQAVGESTNSNLILLPNSPTAASDMLTNMVTSFSAAQTISEANKNKLEE; this comes from the coding sequence ATGACCCCAGGATTATTTATTTTACTCCCTATAGTTTTGATTTTGTTTTTTGCTGCATTTTTTGTGGTAAAACAACAAACAGCCGTAATTATAGAACGTTTCGGAAAATTTGTATCTGTTCGCCGTTCAGGACTTCAAATGAAAATTCCATTGATCGATAGAAAAGCAGGAACACTCAGTATGAGAATTCAACAGTTGGATGTAAGGATTGAAACGAAGACCAAAGATGATGTATTCGTTATTCTCCAAGTATCTGTACAGTTCCAAGTATTGGCAGATAAAGTTTTTGAAGCATTTTATAAGCTAGAAAACCCAGGTTCTCAGATCACTTCTTATGTATTTGATACCGTTAGAGCCGAAGTTCCTAAAATGAAAATTGACGATGTTTTCGAAAGAAAAGATGATATAGCCATTGCCGTAAAAAATGAGCTTAAAGAAGCTATGAGAGAATACGGTTATGATATCATCAAAACACTGGTGACGGATATCGAGCCAGATTTGTCTGTAAAAGAAGCCATGAACCGTATTAATGCAGCCGAAAGAGAAAAATTGGCAGCAGAGTATGAAGCAGAAGCAGAAAGAATTAGAATAGTAGCAAAAGCTAAGGCAGAAGCCGAAAGTAAAAAATTACAAGGACAGGGTATTGCAGACCAAAGACGTGAAATAGCAAGAGGTCTTGAAGAGTCTGTAGAGGTGCTAAATGGAGTAGGGATTAATTCCCAAGAAGCCTCAGCACTTATTGTAATTACCCAACACTATGATACGCTACAAGCAGTAGGAGAAAGTACAAATTCTAATTTGATTTTACTTCCAAATTCTCCAACAGCAGCTTCAGATATGTTAACGAATATGGTAACATCTTTTAGTGCAGCACAGACTATTAGTGAAGCAAACAAAAATAAATTAGAAGAGTAG
- the mltG gene encoding endolytic transglycosylase MltG — MKKYRILTFVILILTAVVIATGWHFYNQIFRATVSTSKVIYIPKGAHVGKVIELLEGEEIINNPEFFKFLAETKKFTDNRVVGGRYEFKKGSSLNDIINKLRIGERTPIKLKFNEVKDIYEIASEIAAQMELDSTEFIDAITDIDFLQKNNLTQEQLPAIFIPNTYEVYWNQSAKTIRDRLLKEYHHFWNEKRLAKAKKLKLTPIEITTLASIVKKETYVKSEFRTVAGLYYNRIRKGMLLQSDPTVIFAIQQKNPGKRIKRVLYKDLKINSPYNTYLNPGLPPGPIAIPNSVIIDAVLRLERHNYIYMCAKPTLDGSHNFAISSSEHSKNAAAYRKALDERRVLR; from the coding sequence ATGAAAAAATATAGAATTCTAACTTTCGTGATTCTTATTTTAACAGCGGTCGTTATCGCTACAGGTTGGCATTTTTATAATCAAATCTTCAGAGCCACTGTTTCCACCTCAAAAGTAATTTATATCCCTAAAGGTGCCCATGTGGGAAAAGTGATTGAATTACTCGAAGGAGAAGAGATTATCAACAATCCTGAATTTTTTAAATTTTTAGCGGAAACTAAAAAATTCACAGACAATAGAGTGGTTGGGGGAAGATATGAATTTAAGAAAGGAAGCTCTCTCAATGACATCATTAATAAATTAAGAATAGGAGAAAGAACTCCGATAAAACTTAAATTTAACGAAGTCAAAGATATTTATGAAATTGCTTCGGAGATCGCTGCACAAATGGAACTAGATTCTACGGAATTTATTGATGCTATTACTGATATAGATTTTCTTCAAAAAAATAATTTGACCCAAGAACAACTTCCCGCTATTTTTATACCCAATACTTATGAAGTATATTGGAACCAAAGTGCCAAAACTATTAGAGATCGTTTGCTAAAAGAATATCATCATTTTTGGAATGAAAAAAGATTAGCAAAAGCTAAAAAACTTAAACTTACCCCAATAGAGATTACCACTCTGGCATCTATTGTAAAGAAAGAAACTTATGTGAAATCGGAGTTTAGAACTGTTGCAGGATTATACTATAACAGAATCCGAAAAGGAATGCTTTTACAATCTGACCCGACCGTCATTTTTGCAATACAGCAAAAAAATCCTGGTAAAAGAATAAAGCGAGTGCTTTACAAAGATTTGAAAATAAACTCGCCTTATAATACGTATTTAAACCCAGGGCTTCCTCCTGGGCCTATTGCTATTCCTAATAGCGTGATTATAGATGCCGTTTTAAGACTTGAACGCCATAACTATATCTATATGTGTGCAAAACCTACACTTGATGGATCTCATAACTTTGCAATCTCCAGTTCCGAGCATTCTAAGAATGCCGCTGCTTACAGAAAAGCATTGGATGAAAGACGTGTTTTGAGATAA
- a CDS encoding flotillin family protein: MTDEILSIVGIGVGVILFLVIVYFAIIAMFYRKIPQGKALVRTGFGGTKVATDKGLYVVPVFHKVEIMDISVKKIDIERISSDGLLCKDNLRADIKVAFFVRVNNEVEHIKKVAQTIGCTRASSHATLEALFEAKFSEALKTVGKKFDFIELYEARREFRDEIINIIGTDLNGYILDDCAIDYLEQTSIGHLKPDNILDAEGIKKITELTAIQNKKANLIKRDEEKVIRKQDVEAREAILELDKQLAEKEEQQAREIANIKAREQAEIDKVASEERLKAENARIASDEKIAIAEENKDRQIIVAQKNKERTDAVETERVEKDRALEATERERIVTLAQIEKEKVVEVEKKNIQDVIRDRVALEKGVVEEQENIKDLEAFKEAEREKQVAITHAEKAAEENMIQQIKVAEAEKEASKQKAEQLQIEAQAQKDAAVKEADARKTIAEARAKEEAAIGISEAQVMHAKAEASERQGFVEANVTEKQALAEAIGIKAKADALKEQGLAEAEVIRQKGESEADIIKQKAFAEAVGIDEKAEAMKKFDGVGREHEEFKLKLDKELQVDLAQINIQKEIADAQAMVIAEALKAANIDIVGGETMFFDQIIGQVTRAKGFDRLVAHSETVTDVKDAILGSDDVKGNLLEKVRDMAIKYGVSSEDLKNLSIAQLIFKLQSEASSDEKQGISGLLGLAKALGLDQNKLS; this comes from the coding sequence ATGACAGATGAAATTTTATCCATTGTAGGAATAGGAGTAGGAGTCATACTCTTTTTGGTGATTGTATATTTCGCCATTATCGCCATGTTCTACCGAAAAATCCCACAAGGAAAAGCCTTGGTGAGAACAGGTTTCGGGGGAACCAAAGTAGCTACGGACAAAGGACTTTATGTAGTTCCCGTATTCCACAAAGTAGAAATCATGGATATTTCGGTAAAAAAGATTGATATCGAACGTATTTCGTCGGATGGTCTTTTGTGTAAAGACAACCTGAGAGCGGATATCAAAGTAGCCTTTTTTGTAAGAGTAAACAATGAAGTGGAGCATATCAAAAAGGTAGCTCAAACCATTGGGTGTACCCGTGCCTCAAGCCATGCTACTTTAGAAGCACTTTTTGAAGCCAAGTTCTCGGAAGCCTTAAAAACAGTAGGAAAAAAATTCGATTTTATTGAACTTTACGAAGCTCGTAGAGAGTTTAGAGACGAAATTATCAATATTATCGGAACCGATCTAAATGGATATATTTTAGATGATTGTGCCATCGATTATTTAGAACAAACTTCTATCGGACATCTAAAACCTGATAATATTTTGGATGCCGAGGGAATCAAAAAGATTACCGAGTTAACGGCTATTCAAAACAAAAAAGCCAATTTGATCAAAAGAGATGAAGAAAAAGTCATCCGCAAGCAAGATGTTGAAGCTCGTGAAGCTATTTTGGAACTCGACAAACAACTGGCTGAAAAAGAAGAACAACAGGCTCGTGAAATTGCCAATATTAAAGCTAGAGAACAAGCTGAAATAGACAAGGTAGCTTCAGAAGAAAGGCTTAAAGCAGAAAATGCTCGAATTGCATCGGATGAGAAAATTGCTATTGCCGAAGAAAACAAAGATCGCCAAATCATTGTAGCTCAAAAAAACAAAGAACGTACAGACGCTGTCGAGACCGAAAGAGTGGAAAAAGACCGTGCTTTGGAAGCTACCGAAAGAGAACGCATAGTTACACTCGCTCAGATCGAGAAGGAAAAAGTAGTGGAAGTAGAAAAGAAAAATATCCAAGACGTAATCCGAGATCGTGTGGCGCTTGAAAAAGGAGTTGTAGAAGAACAAGAAAACATCAAAGACCTGGAAGCTTTTAAGGAAGCCGAAAGAGAAAAACAAGTAGCGATTACCCATGCAGAAAAAGCTGCCGAGGAAAATATGATTCAGCAAATAAAAGTAGCTGAGGCCGAAAAAGAAGCTTCGAAACAAAAAGCAGAACAACTGCAAATAGAAGCTCAGGCACAAAAAGATGCTGCCGTAAAAGAAGCAGATGCCCGTAAAACCATTGCCGAAGCGAGAGCCAAAGAAGAAGCTGCCATTGGTATTTCGGAAGCTCAAGTAATGCATGCCAAAGCAGAAGCCAGCGAAAGACAAGGATTTGTGGAAGCCAATGTAACAGAAAAACAAGCCTTAGCGGAAGCTATCGGAATTAAAGCCAAAGCCGATGCACTCAAGGAACAAGGTCTTGCAGAAGCAGAAGTGATTCGTCAAAAAGGAGAATCGGAGGCCGATATCATCAAACAAAAAGCCTTTGCAGAAGCCGTAGGAATAGACGAAAAAGCAGAAGCCATGAAGAAATTTGATGGTGTAGGTAGAGAACACGAAGAATTTAAACTGAAACTGGATAAAGAACTTCAAGTGGACTTGGCACAAATTAATATTCAAAAAGAAATTGCTGATGCACAAGCTATGGTAATTGCCGAAGCCCTAAAAGCTGCTAATATTGATATTGTAGGTGGAGAGACCATGTTCTTTGACCAGATTATCGGGCAAGTAACTAGAGCCAAAGGATTCGATCGTTTGGTAGCACATTCTGAAACCGTAACCGATGTAAAAGACGCTATTTTAGGTTCTGATGACGTAAAAGGAAATCTTTTAGAAAAAGTACGAGATATGGCAATCAAATACGGAGTCTCTTCAGAAGATCTTAAAAACCTAAGTATTGCCCAGCTTATTTTTAAACTGCAAAGCGAAGCTTCTTCTGATGAAAAACAAGGAATCAGTGGATTATTAGGATTAGCGAAAGCTTTAGGTTTGGACCAAAATAAATTGTCCTAA
- a CDS encoding M23 family metallopeptidase, producing the protein MSEELREREDNFKFIQEFGKKNQEDRIIFSLKRKQLIRVIIGAFALIFILISLLYFLTPMKQLIPGFPDKKMYRNLYEVQFTIDSLKNINRINQQYFENINAIASGEINSIMPQEQSDSIKLGDPNVKKNELKLRKRVEQEEAHNTLDIETKNNLNYSFLKPIEGIVTERFNPSTQHFGIDIVATENAPIKAIQGGTVVFSGWTSEDGYVIFIQHSENLLSIYKHNSSLLKSIGENVLPGEVIALIGNTGELSQGIHLHIELWQNGYPIDPEKLINY; encoded by the coding sequence ATGAGCGAAGAGCTGAGAGAGCGAGAGGACAATTTCAAATTCATTCAAGAATTTGGCAAGAAAAACCAGGAAGACCGAATCATATTTAGTCTAAAGAGAAAACAATTGATTAGAGTAATCATTGGTGCTTTTGCATTGATTTTTATTCTCATCAGCTTATTGTATTTTCTTACCCCTATGAAACAACTCATCCCAGGATTTCCTGATAAAAAAATGTATCGTAATTTGTATGAAGTACAGTTTACAATAGACAGTTTAAAAAACATCAATAGAATTAATCAGCAATATTTTGAGAATATCAATGCCATTGCTTCAGGAGAAATTAATTCAATAATGCCTCAAGAGCAATCTGATAGCATCAAACTAGGAGATCCTAATGTAAAGAAAAATGAGCTAAAACTACGCAAAAGAGTAGAACAAGAAGAAGCACATAATACCTTGGATATTGAAACTAAAAACAACCTAAATTACAGTTTCCTGAAACCGATAGAAGGAATCGTAACAGAACGTTTCAACCCTAGTACACAACATTTTGGAATAGACATAGTGGCTACAGAGAATGCTCCCATAAAAGCTATTCAAGGAGGGACGGTCGTTTTTTCTGGCTGGACAAGCGAAGATGGATACGTTATCTTTATTCAACATTCTGAAAATTTACTGAGTATCTACAAACACAATTCTAGCTTATTAAAATCTATTGGAGAAAATGTATTACCTGGGGAAGTCATTGCATTAATTGGGAATACAGGAGAACTAAGCCAAGGAATTCATTTACATATAGAGCTTTGGCAAAATGGTTATCCTATTGACCCCGAAAAGTTGATTAATTATTAA